The Salvelinus sp. IW2-2015 linkage group LG8, ASM291031v2, whole genome shotgun sequence genome window below encodes:
- the si:dkey-21c1.1 gene encoding protein VCF1: protein MLTENRKRRRGGDNEGDQLNPQAKRSGGGQEGHVMVSKLGQDVWDSESSSSDSSSGISSPERATGGGSTYTKNSTSQGLLRPLPEDPSISSLSLYGNDTPYDHINSVLREAHFSSLQTRGQPGST, encoded by the exons ATGTTGACAGAAAACAG GAAGCGGCGGCGTGGTGGAGACAATGAGGGGGACCAGCTGAACCCCCAGGCCAAAAGGTCAGGAGGGGGGCAGGAGGGTCACGTCATGGTGTCCAAATTGGGCCAAGATGTTTGGGACTCTGAg TCGTCCAGCAGTGACAGCAGTAGTGGTATCAGTAGTCCTGAGAGGGCAACGGGAGGAGGTAGCACATATACGAAGAACAGCACGTCCCAGGGTCTCCTCAGACCCTTGCCAGAAGACCCTTCCATTTCCTCGTTGAGTCTTTATGGCAACGACACCCCCTATGACCACATCAACAGTGTCCTGAGGGAGGCCCACTTCAGCAGTCTGCAGACCAGAGGTCAACCAGGGTCTACGTGA